From Lycium ferocissimum isolate CSIRO_LF1 chromosome 12, AGI_CSIRO_Lferr_CH_V1, whole genome shotgun sequence, one genomic window encodes:
- the LOC132039113 gene encoding uncharacterized protein LOC132039113, whose protein sequence is MGLWLRNAHLHLLNVVFGQSATRGGRQASAHQTRAQTRTQATPQPEVVNGGQPRVASEQVQEQVVQNTPPAPAAAPTIAMPADVPTALLNVLEALAPNHGGICGPRGYFTSTSSTTEFDASPTSIEPQKFIDRCEKILTTLGLKETRGVEFATFLFSGSAESWWISIQRGRQAGLPPITWSEFLALFKDRFIPLSKQDDIRRQFNNLRQGTMTVTEYEPKFTDLSRYVPYLVEDPREKLTLALRYESYQEMDKVERENKKSRNTSGFSGAPSGGKSGVYHGQSRSTRSESVVRSSSGYSARRARRADAEEGGRNHSGRCFGADGACFTCGEKGNIAKYCPKGNSGASRATTQPQGKNVTIDSVPVVREFADVFPEDLPGLPPMREIEFSIDLVPGTQPISIPPYRMAPAELRELKVQLQELLDKGFIRPSVSPWGAPLQGATHFSKIDLRSGYYRLRIKTEDISKTAFRTRYGHFKFLVMSFGLTNAPTAFMDLMNRVFKPYLDHFVIVFIDDILVYSRSEAEHGQHLRIMLQTLKERKLYAKFSKCEFWLSTVSFLGHVVSQDGIQVNPKKTEAF, encoded by the exons ATGGGACT ATGGCTAAGAAACGCGCATCTTCATCTGCTAAACGTGGTCTTTGGACAGAGTGCTACCCGCGGTGGTAGACAAGCTAGTGCTCATCAAACTAGAGCTCAGACTAGGACTCAGGCCACTCCTCAGCCTGAAGTTGTGAATGGGGGTCAGCCCCGAGTTGCGTCAGAGCAAGTGCAGGAACAAGTGGTTCAGAACACTCCACCGGCACCAGCTGCTGCCCCTACTATTGCTATGCCCGCGGATGTACCGACCGCATTATTGAATGTGTTGGAGGCATTGGCGCCCAATCATGGTGGAATTTGTGGTCCTCGAGGCTACTTCACAAGCACAAGCTCAA CCACCGAGTTTGatgcttcaccaacttctatTGAACCTCAGAAGTTCATTGATCGTTGTGAAAAGATATTGACTACGTTGGGGCTGAAGGAGACTCGTGGTGTGGAATTTGCCACTTTCTTATTCTCAGGGTCTGCAGAGTCTTGGTGGATTTCGATTCAGAGAGGTAGACAAGCAGGGTTACCACCTATTACTTGGTCAGAATTTTTAGCACTGTTTAAGGACAGGTTTATTCCATTAAGCAAGCAAGATGACATAAGACGTCAGTTCAATAATCTACGGCAGGGAACTATGACCGTTACAGAATATGAGCCCAAGTTTACAGATTTGTCCAGGTATGTACCTTATTTGGTAGAGGATCCGAGAGAGAAG TTGACACTCGCTCTCCGTTACGAGTCCTATCAAGAGATGGATAAAGTTGAGCGTGAAAACAAAAAGTCACGTAACACGAGTGGGTTTAGTGGTGCTCCATCTGGGGGCAAGAGTGGTGTTTATCATGGGCAGTCCAGATCTACTCGGTCGGAATCGGTGGTGCGGTCTTCTAGTGGTTATTCGGCTAGACGGGCCCGGCGAGCAGATGCAGAGGAAGG TGGTAGAAATCACAGTGGTCGTTGCTTTGGGGCAGATGgggcttgttttacttgtggtgAAAAGGGGAATATTGCTAAATATTGTCCTAAAGGAAATTCTGGTGCTAGTCGAGCTACTACACAGCCGCAGGGAA AGAATGTTACTATTGATAGTGTTCCTGTTGTTCGCGAATTTGCGGATGTATTTCCCGAAGACTTACCCGGCCTACCCCCGATGAGGGAAATCGAGTTTAGCATTGATTTAGTTCCAGGGACTCaacctatctctattcctccataTCGTATGGCTCCTGCTGAGCTGAGAGAATTGAAGGTTCAACTCCAAGAGCTTCTTGATAAGGGGTTCATTAGGCCTAGTGTATCGCCTTGGGGTGcacct ctgcAGGGTGCTACTCATTTTTCCAAAATCGACTTGAGATCAGGTTATTATCGGTTGAGAATCAAGACCGAGGATATCTCCAAGACAGCTTTTCGGACCAGATATGGGCATTTCAAATTTTTGGTGATGTCATTCGGGCTGACTAATGCCCCCACAGCATTTATGGACCTCATGAACAGGGTATTCAAGCCATACTTAGACcattttgtgattgtgttcattgatgatattttggtctaCTCTCGAAGTGAGGCTGAGCATGGACAACACTTGAGAATTATGCTACAGACACTTAAGGAACGAAAgctttatgccaagttctcaaaatgtgagttctggttgagcACAGTTTCCTTTTTAGGACACGTGGTGTCCCAAGATGGGATTCAAGTTAATCCAAAGAAAACTGAAGCATTTTGA